The Hippoglossus hippoglossus isolate fHipHip1 chromosome 16, fHipHip1.pri, whole genome shotgun sequence genomic sequence AATTACTATACACATTGTTCGCTCACTGTGCCACGCTTTCTAAAATTAAGCTGTATGACATCAGAGCCATGACCTCACAGGGTGGGGTTAAGTCTACAGAAACGGTGTGTGTAAAAGATAACCTTTCAGCCATTGTGGAaggaacacatacacactccatCGGCCCGGTTCTCCACcgctctcgcacacacactgagataaCCTTTCCTCCCGCTGTGGAGCATGAGGCAGTCTATCAACAGCCAGTCATACAGATAGcccacctgcagacacacacacattcacaagtTACTCCCTCCACACCAGTTTGCTCTTTAAGTGCTTTCCCTCTCAAGACAAAGATGTATTTCTGAACTAtgaagtttttatttactttattatgCATTTGCACAAAAATATTCCTCATGTTTGTTGCCTTTTAAttacattataaaaataaaaagtgaaacagaGGACAATGCACTTTGATTTAACTTTGTTTTGcctttattcagtttttttttgatttttttcccaaaaGTTACCAGGTACCTCGATAAGGACTGGACAATATTCTGCAACAGCAATGATAAAAATGATCAGAAGAGGCAAAAGGACAATTACCAGAACAAGGACGAAGCAATAAAGAGCTTAAGACAGAAGAAAGCTGAagtctttaaaacaacaattgtcactcacaataaaaaaaaaaacctttccaTTGTATCCCTGGCTGAAAGTTTTTGTCTCGTGAACTTATCAATACTGagctttgtctgtgttttgtctcacaAAGTAACTGCAACATGTCTGAGGAAACTGAGTAACACACCAGGTACTTGTCTAGTGGGCAGGTCGGTCAGTACATGTCTCGAAGGCCCAGGTTTCCACGGTGAGCAGAGGAGCCGTGCGCCACAGTGAGGCTGTAGCAGTACAGCAGATCTGTCAGCCACTGCTCTCTGGTCGCAGCCCGGTTGTAcctctgaaacacacacgcGTAGAAAGAAATTAGGTGCACAGCCTCCATTACAGGTTAATGTAGTTTGTCTCTACATCCAATTTCCCTGTCAAATACATGTGCCTGTTTTTACCGTGAGGTTCTGTATGATCTCCTGCAGTAGAGCAGTATTGGCCAGCAGTTGTTGTGGAGCGTGCGTGCTGCAACAGCATTGACAGGATCTGTCCGAGCTGCGGCAGCTCCTCCTCACTCAGATCTCCAACGCGCATCAACTGCAGAACCATCCGCAGCAGGCGAGGAACGGTGCTCAGCACTAACACACAAGCACTCCAAATCGCCTCCCTGTGAAGCAGTCACAGAGGGGTTTTcattaaaattatttaaaaatcattataGCTAACAGCAAAAGACTACGGTCAACATTTCATATCTACAGTCGTGGTTGTTCAAACCTTTTATGGTTGGTTTCGGCaggttcctcctgctgcagcgtGACGAGCAGAGCTATCAGGCTGAGGCAGCACTTAGACAAGAAGCGCAGCAACAGGCTCGATGGCAGGACAGACAGGTCCACTAATCTGGACACTGCTCTCAGCAGCCCGGCCACCATGCTGTCAGGAACCACTTCCAACTTGatctgagaaaacacacacacacacacacattcagagtaTATACAGGATTTTCAAGGGCAGAAAAACAGTTGAAGAAACAAAGCATAACTAcaacaaatcaatgaaaactATTTCTCACCAGGTATTTGCAAATTCCATTTTGCAAAATGTCAAAGCACTGAGACTTGGAACCCAGAGTTTCCAGACAGTGGCACACCTCCTAAAAGTGACACAGgtacatgaacaaaaaaactTCAAGCACAAGCTTTTCCCCTcagatttacatttcaaatatagATTCCATCTGTTAAAAAATCCGTCACTGACGAGGCTTTCCCATATGtgtgacagaaacatttaatcTAAGCAGTATAACAGCAGGTGAAAGTGAATTTGAAAGGCTATCAAGccttattttgtctttcttttaacTCTTTGCAGGGGCCTGTAAATGTGTGCATAGGAGAGCTGCACATTTTTAATAAGCTTAAATTACAGTTTCAATTGTCTTGCCTACATTTTTTCTGAATACAATACATTGTTCATCCAAACGTTCGTGTTTTCTGTCACATTGCTGAGGATCATTTTCATTGTTACTGATATTGTCCTAAACCCTGTTCTCCATTTCCAAAAGCTTTAAATGTGTAATAAGCGTGGATACATGTGTAAACTGAACAATGTTGTTTGAAACAGTCAGAATGGTATTTTAAAGAGATGATTTAGgaacaaattaagaaaaactaatgtctaaaacaaaataaacatgcatttaATCAGACAAATTACATTTCTACTGTACATGAACTGAGCATGAAGGCACCACAAAAGCATTTCAGGCCTTCACTGCTCATCATACCTTATAAAAAGGGAGAAGTGTATGCTATCATTAACAGCATACACTTTTTCTGGGATGGAGACAAGATTGGTTTCAGGTTAAAGAAAGCTTGACACCACCAACTTAGCTTTTCCTCATTAACTTCAAATCTGAAATCAAATTTGTCATTAGCTTTTATCAAATTAAAGTGTGGGCGAGTGCTGGGGTGCCGACCTGAGTGTGAGCCGGTGTGCGTCTGGACTGTGCACCTGTTGGCATTCTCTTCGTCATTAAAAACAATCCAACGGTCTCATTAGTCAAACCAGAGTTGACACAGTCCGTCCCTTAATGCCGCCCCCCCCTCACCACGTggaccctccctcctccttcccacCACTTTCCTGTGATTGACTCAGACAGGGACATGAGAGAGGCAGGATCTGAGGCCCTAATTGAGCAGTTGAATTAGTGATTATAAGCCCCCCCACttgctcacacactcacacacacttgcccCAGGGCATAGTTACGGTAACGGTAATTTCTGTGCAGAAATGTCACACTCCCATCATGCCATGGGCTCTCATTAGCATTTGTGCATATCCTCTATGCCCGATAACCACGCATCTCCAACCTGTGCAACGCGATAATGGTTCCCCTCTCAGCCTGAGCGCAACGATAAAGCTTCCACCCTCTGAGCCGTatatgagagacagagagagaccaggggGGGGACTGAAAGACCACGGCAGTGTCCAGAATACCAacactttttaattttcaaaacaATGTCTCTTCCTTCACCATCTTCTCGCTTCTAGATTGATTTCTAATGTGTCCAGGTGTTGAGGAGCAGTAGCAGTTTGGTACAGAATTATAATGTATGTGAGGTTTGGGGTAATTGTAGGAAAGTTAACGCACCTCAACTATGTCCCAGTGGTGCGTGAACTGTTCCAGCGGTGTGGGGTAGAGACTGatggggaagagaggggagCGAGGCAGGGCgtcctcctctccagcctcctGAAGGGAGGCAAGCTTGTCGGACGAGAAGCCCGTCAGGGTGGAGAACAGGAAGCTAAAGAAGTCCACGTCGTGCAGGGCGGCTTCCTGGCTCCCAACTGACCAGCCACTCAGAGATGACCTGGAGAACGTAATCAGTGAAGATTATATACAATTACTGATGCAGAATGCGCATCAATATTTACACTGAAGCTGAAAAGGCACAGCTTTCTGCATATCAAACTAATTTATGCAAAGTTTCAGCATTTTTACACTCTACAAACCACTTTCATTTACTTTCTAAATTTACTCTTGAATATGATCATATTTCTTAGTCTTAATCATGTCAAGTTTTATAAAAGAATTCATATTGATTGCAACAGTGCATGAAGACAGTTATGAAAAAGTCTTCCTTATCCTGTAACAGtaggaaatgtgtgtgaataacAGTGCTTTTTGAGAAGCCCTCGAGGAGCATGCAGACTTTCTCCCCAATACTCCATGACGACACTGCATTCCAGCCTCCCAAAGAGCTCTTTGTATCATACccattacacacacatccaaTTCCCAATGATTTCACCACTCCCTGCGCTCAACATTTGTATAACACTGCCCCACTGACAAAGGTCAAAAAAGGTCTAACACAAATGCACGTAGCCACACATGCACTACCACAGGGAAAGGCAACCTGAGGATGAGTAAAAgaccaaaaataaaagattttattgTCACCGGTAAGATGAATATCTGATATACAGGGTATCCACAATCCGCACAAGTCAgcacacaggtgagacaccaGATCAAATGTCAGGGATTCCTCTGTGAAAGCACAACACTGCCATCTAATGGTGACTGGCAAGAGTGCTTTCAGTCTCTACTACCTGTTTTCAAAAGGTAGGGGCATTCATCTGCTGTCCAACATCTCACACAGGAATATCTCCAGATACAAAAGCCAATCAAGTGAGTTCCCCTGCTCTCCTCAAGTCTACAAGGGTTTCCAAACTCACCTGAGGTGTACGATACGAATCAGCGAGGTAGCGTGGCCGGCAGAGATTCGTCCAGCGGTGCAACAGCAGCTCAGGTTGGCCAAGAGAGACTGGGGCATCTTGGGTAGGAAGTAGAGCAGCTGCACCATTCGTTGTTGGGACTCAGCCGGTAACAGCACAACGACTCCTTCCTGTGgatctgtaaacacacacatacatgcatgctTCTTTCACATGTAATTGCGCACAGACAGCAATGCCCTGTACCCTCTAGGGAAAGGGGATTCAACATAAATCTTTCAATAAAGAATGATACCAGGAAAACCAGACCGTGTTAAggaccagtaaaaaaaaaaggagacagacaggcatGGCCACTACAGTGTGGGCTCAGATAATGTGCGTGCGTAGTGCTCTGTCTGGCTCTGACGCACATGCTGATGTCAGAAGCCTTTAGACAAAAGGAGTCTTGTGATGGGGAATAGCTGGCTCTGCGGCAGTTTCTATCAGAAcgctgaacccccccccctctcctggcCCCACACCAGCCCAACTATCTGACCATCCTCTGAAAAGTGGCCTCCAGAGATTTCTTATTACTGCTTTCAGCCTCTGGTCTGGTTATAGTTCAATTTTGCAAAGTTGTCTGGGGTGGAGTTATATTGCCTCCTAGGGACACTGGGGTGTACACTTCTCAGTTGTAATCAGGCCATATTGTTTCTATATCATGTACCATACTGtagttttccatttaaaaattactaattattcatttttatacCATTTCATGTCATACGTTCCATGATACTAAGCTGGAAATAAGCTTGTGTTGAATGAGACAGATAAAGATTTAACACTTAATCTCAGAGTAGAAaatctctgctgctgtctgtgggttgaaatttgtgaaaaaaataataataataactacacGTAATAATCCTGGACTTATGTGCGACACGTTTCAAGATCAGTGTAATGGCAGCTTTCTGTCCTGTGTGAGTTGGTCTCTAACTTTCAAGCATGACTTTGATAGAGGTCCAATAATGATATAAAGCataaacatctgtctgtctgattgAGTGTGTGTACCATAGAGCCTGCAGGCGTGCGTCTGCAGACTGGTCAGCAGATCCTTGTTTCCTCGAGATGCAGCGGCGTGGATGGACTGGATAAGTCGTACAGAGAGAGTAGGGTTACGGTGGCCCAGCTGGGACAACTGCACAGGAAGAGATGCCAACCACCGACACAGAACTTTACTCcttcagagacaaaaagaaggGGTGAAGTAAATAGTGATATCAAGGCACAAGTGAAGGTTTTGACTTTTAGGAATTTTCATTTGGGCTTTGATTTGTTGCatctcaacaaaaacaagagagTAAATATATTGTAGAAAGGCAAAATAAAAGGAGCACATATGTTTGgaaaaatatgtgtaaaaaatCCTGCAAGGGTCTTTTTCTGGTGGATGGTGGTAAATTTGGGGGAAATGGGCCTTTATTGGTGGGGCTAATGgcaaagtaaaaaacaatagattaaaaaataaaataaatgcatgtcTGCATTGGAGCAGACTGGTCTATCAGATGTGAAGAATGAACAAGACACAGGACATGGGTCACTTAGCTACATATAACATCTCACATGCTGTAAACCGATGAGGGAGGTTACCTGGCTATGTGTGTATGGCCTTGCTCCTGCAGGTAGAGCTTGCTGTAGAAAGACAGCAGCAGTGATCGTGTCTGCAGAGTCAGGTTCCTCTGCTTATAGTAGACCGTAAACCGCTGCTACAGGTCCTCTGTCAcggctgcacaaacacacacatacagatattTATATCAAAATGGCTAAACATTAGAAATGTCTTCATATGATTCACAAACTTGTATCGAGATATCAAACCACAAACAGGATTACTCAAATATAAGACAACACAATCAATTTCCATTAAATTattggaggggtggggcatgacccgaGGACAGAACCTATTaaattttggagtggatccagATAAATGGGCGGATCCGGGaattttatttcacactttCTTAAACTTGACGAGATAGGGtgttagccttggcagaggtatgtgctctcctAGTGCCCTGCCACTTGAACTCATGCTTCAGAATTCattaaatcaaaacacacaattttCCAATACACTGCATGTGCTTACTTTTGCTCCTCTGCGTGAGCACCATCTTCCACACAGTACCCAGCAGCATGTGCAGCTGCCTGTAGCTCAGTTTCATTCCGTTGCCCAGAGTGTCTCGGACAAACGTCCTCAGCAGCATCAGCCAGTCTACGTCTGTCTCTCGGTCGAGTCCCTGCCTCTGGCTGAGGGACACCATCACCTGGCAAAGTGTGATGTTTAGGGCCAGGGGCTCCACAATCAGACCTGGAATGGCTGCAGTCTGTTTACTCCTGAGGAGAGGACAGTAAGATGAGGGTAATTACAGCAAATTTAGATCTTCATATATAGTAGGTAATGGTCACAAATCAGATATACCACAACTTTCAAATTATTttaccaccatcatcatctgcataactatacatgtatatatttatcaGGAGGGATGAAGGATGAATGTTAGAATGACACCGACATTCCATACCTTTTGAGATCGATCTTCCTTCTATGTTTAGGTGTGTCCTGGGCACCGTAGGGAAAGTTTTTCATGAAGTGCTGCTTAAAATCTCCCAGGTATTCTTTATGGAACCATGCATCCTACACAAAAAGCAGCCACTGTCATTtttaagaaacattttcttGTACAATAAGCATTGATATCTGGTCATTCCTCCTCTCACCAGTGCATCCTGGTGCTCCTGCTGTGGTGCAAGTTTCCTCAGGAGCTGCAGAATAGACAACACCTGGAACATTACCGACATGGCATCTGCAGTGAGCAGGTGAGCGCCCTCGTTGTTGTCCCAGGGGGACTCACTTGCACTGGCCTCGACCCATACTTCCAGCAGAAGAGGCACCAGTGTAGCTGCAAAGCTCTGAACAGCCTCAGCTGAGTCCAGATTCTCAGTCACCCCAGATCCAGGATCCATCTCAGGTCTTCACAGACGGATAATAACAGAAATGATGAGATATTATGTTAATTTAAGTTTTCTTGGTCGGCGATGGCATCGTTTTCCAGGCATTTGCACTGTCCATCAAAAAGTTAACCAAGATAAACCAAATGCTTTATATCACAACACATGGATATCAGTTAAAAACTAAGGGGAATAATccagaaaaacataaatcaagGGATCTGACAGAAAAGTAGAGTAGAAAAATACCAGTCAGTAAGGCCTGAAGTACTGAATAACACTACATGTTTAGGGTAGTGTTGTcgttaattatttgttttaatttcatttcagATTATTCGATTTGTATCTGTATACATTACTGTATACATTACTGTACTTCCATCATAAAGTTTCACTGACAGTGagaaaacatcatcatcttATGCCAATCTGATACATTATTTTCATAACACTTCTGGGTTTCTGATTTTCATTCCTGGATGGTTGCAGGAGTTTGTGGTATCCACCTGAGCTTGAAGGTGGAACGTGGAGTTGGTTTGGCCCCTGAATGCTCATACACCTTAACTCCGATCTTGCTGTAGGTGAGCTCTTCccagttgagaaacagaggagcaaGTCGGTCTTCACCACTGCAACCAAACACTCCTTCTGTCCCAACAGACGTGTCACCTTGGTCCACTGGTCTTTCCTCAACTACTGCCTGCAAAAATCGGCCGAgcctgaaacacaaataaaccacAACGCGAGCAGCCAGTTAGGATTTTAGATATGTTTTTacttaaaatctgtgtgtgttggacctACGTACCTGAGAAGCACTGAGAGCCTCCACTGCTGACTAGTCACCGTCCTGTTAAGACTGACTGATAGTGCCCAGGTTCGCCCCTTGGTATCCTGGGTCTTTTTGGCTCCACTGCTGCTTTGTCTGTGAGAAATCAGCTCTAGGAAGTTAGTGAGGAGCACTGCCGGCCGCGCTGCTAGCAAAGCAGGGTAGTGTTCCAGCAACACATCAAGGACCTTCATTGCATCCTCCTGGATGCCTGTCTCAATGTGGGTCATGGCACAAGAAAGGTGGGCACTGAGGAGAGGGAAAAATGGGCCCACTCGTTCTGCAGGCACTGACTGTGCAATGAACCTGGAAGGAGTTTAGAAGAATGTTAGCGTTACTTAATTTTATGACTTGTACTGTTGCATTTCCAGATAACGGTGGTTGTTCTAACCTGAGCACACGTGTAGCCACGACACGAACGTTTGCATCCTTGTCTGTGAAAACAGCTGCGACTTCAGAGAGCAGACGAGAGAGATGCTGGTCTAACACAGATGGATTGACGGACAACAACTCTTTCAAACCCAGCAAGGCACCGTGTTTCACATTGGCATTGTAATGATGAAGCTGGGACATGAGTTCCTGGTGAGGtgcagggaggtggagagaaagTACACAAATTGGAGTTGAAAATTAAAGTAGCATATGTTATAcaacatggagagagagaagaggtgaaggtCTCACATTGATAACCGAGCTGTCTGTGAGTGGTGGGGCCACTTTTGTCTCTCTTCAGCTGTTCAGTTAGATGGATTCCCCTTGGAGCGGAAGTTAGTGTTGGTGGCATTATCAGCTTTGGGCTTCGTCTTTCCCACTTTTAACTTGACCTTCTGGAAATCGtcctgtctcttcttcttcttggactTCATCTCTGCAGCCTACACTCCTGTTTATGTTACCTGACATGGAGGTGGGGATAAATGACACTGAATGAgtatgttcattttaatttaaaaaccaTACGGACAGCAGACAGCAGTATGAAGTGTAGAGCTGGGTTGCTAAGCAATAACACAAATGTTGCAGCACAAACTAAACGCATTGCTCAATGTTTGCTCTTACTATTGAAGTGAGGGCAGCTAGTTAGCTAGCTTGTGGCTAACTATATCGTACCCGGTTCAGCATTAAGTATGCAAGCTCCTTCTTTTACTCACCACGATGAAGAACCTTGTTGTTAAATTATCATACGTGTCTAAAGCTAAGTAACAGCAGCTCTGCTAactaatataattatatataaagagaaaatattGTGTGTGCACTCTCGTGGTGATGAATTGGGTCCTCCaccggcgtgtgtgtgtgtgtgtgtgtgtgtgtgtttacaaagcCGATAACTCCGCAGCCCGGCGGAGATAGAAAACCTATCTGACCGGGAACCCATGGAAGTTATTATTTATGATGTAAAATGAATAACTGGAACTGTAAAATTGTAACTGgaacaatttaattaaaataattgtcCCCAAGTGTCCTTGGAAATATTACGCTTTATTCGCTTTTCCTCTTGGAGGGTTAAGCGATGAGCTCTGGTGTGGAAAACGAACGCACTGCATAGTTGTCTAAGAAAGTGCCAGtcacaatattaatattatttttaatcattgttatcagtttatcattattattcattttgtatCCCTTGAGATACATAATTAAATTGTAACGActtcaaattcagttttatagGGTATGAAAGTCTATTCGGTTCCAATAACGTCACATGTCGTCTTTTTTAAACAGGCGAACGCGCCGCCCACCCAAAGCCACTTTCGGTCTATGGTGTCCgcattgtgtttttacatctcACGAAGAATACCTTTTGACTTTGTGCCCCGAGGAGCTCACAGTTTTCATTTAAACTTCCCCGGTAAGTTGTGCACCGTCTTCCCCTTTAAATATTGGAGGTGTAGGTTGTATTTGATTGTTTATAGCAGGCGTAATGTTGAGAATAAACCCCGCCCGGCCCCATTGGGCCTGAGACGAAACGAAACAACGCAGTAAACCTGTTTATTTAGACAAACCTCAACTCAGGAAGTTCTTCCCTATTTGAGGACTTAGTTTtatatgtgttttatatatgCGTGTGTCCCACAGTGGAGGAACTGAAGAGATGGAGGTCCAGGCTCTGATGAACACGAAGCAGGCTAAGAAGAGAAAGGTAAGTCTCACATTAGTCCAGATGAATCCGTTTAAGACATTAAGACACACGTTCCCCTTCACGTGGAACCCGGACAGCTCTAGCAGGAGCTCTGTGGTTTCCTCAAGGTGCTGCCTCCTTGTTGTCCACTGGCTGTGGTGATGCCTGATGGGAAAGCCAGGCGGCAGCAGTCCCCGGCGGGTGGACGTCACTGCCTGCCTCTGTGCTCTCAGGCCTGCTTTATTTGACCTCTGGAGACCGCCACCCCACACACAGTGGTCCAGGCCTGTCAACCGCAGCCTGTGTTCGCCCCAGAGGTTTTTAAGAAAACTCACACCCGCAGCTCTTCG encodes the following:
- the tex10 gene encoding LOW QUALITY PROTEIN: testis-expressed protein 10 homolog (The sequence of the model RefSeq protein was modified relative to this genomic sequence to represent the inferred CDS: inserted 2 bases in 1 codon; deleted 1 base in 1 codon; substituted 1 base at 1 genomic stop codon), translated to MKSKKKKRQDDFQKVKLKVGKTKPKADNATNTNFRSKGIHLTEQLKRDKSGPTTHRQLGSHQELMSQLHHYNANVKHGALLGLKELLSVNPSVLDQHLSRLLSEVAAVFTDKDANVRVVATRVLRFIAQSVPAERVGPFFPLLSAHLSCAMTHIETGIQEDAMKVLDVLLEHYPALLAARPAVLLTNFLELISHRQSSSGAKKTQDTKGRTWALSVSLNRTVTSQQWRLSVLLRLGRFLQAVVEERPVDQGDTSVGTEGVFGCSGEDRLAPLFLNWEELTYSKIGVKVYEHSGAKPTPRSTFKLRPEMDPGSGVTENLDSAEAVQSFAATLVPLLLEVWVEASASESPWDNNEGAHLLTADAMSVMFQVLSILQLLRKLAPQQEHQDALDAWFHKEYLGDFKQHFMKNFPYGAQDTPKHRRKIDLKRSKQTAAIPGLIVEPLALNITLCQVMVSLSQRQGLDRETDVDWLMLLRTFVRDTLGNGMKLSYRQLHMLLGTVWKMVLTQRSKTVTEDLXQRFTVYYKQRNLTLQTRSLLLSFYSKLYLQEQGHTHIARSKVLCRWLASLPVQLSQLGHRNPTLSVRLIQSIHAAASRGNKDLLTSLQTHACRLYDPQEGVVVLLPAESQQRMVQLLYFLPKMPQSLLANLSCCCTAGRISAGHATSLIRIVHLRSSLSGWSVGSQEAALHDVDFFSFLFSTLTGFSSDKLASLQEAGEEDALPRSPLFPISLYPTPLEQFTHHWDIVEEVCHCLETLGSKSQCFDILQNGICKYLIKLEVVPDSMVAGLLRAVSRLVDLSVLPSSLLLRFLSKCCLSLIALLVTLQQEEPAETNHKREAIWSACVLVLSTVPRLLRMVLQLMRVGDLSEEELPQLGQILSMLLQHAXAPQQLLANTALLQEIIQNLTRYNRAATREQWLTDLLYCYSLTVAHGSSAHRGNLGLRDMY